CTGACGTTACGATGTAGCATCCCAGTTTTCTTCCAGCGCCCCTTGGGTGATAAGTTCAGGCCCGGCGACCAGTTGCTGGTTATCGATACCCTGTAAATTGTAAATCTATCCCAGAGGTACTGAGCCCCTCCGTATGGAATACGCACGGCAGAACGCCGTTCCATCGGAGGTTGCGCCGCTATGCGCGAACCACGTACTTGCAGACGTTCAATCCGCCTCCAGATGGCCCGAAGGGATGATCGGCGCGTCGCGCAGGCTCTGTTCAAACGTCAAGAGGTGGATGCGATCCATCCCCTGACCTCTGCGGGCGCGCTTGACTCCGTTTTCGTCTACATGAATGATATCGGGTTCATCGGCCGGCTTCAGTCATTCAACATTCTCGGATACAAGCGGATGATGCTTCCCTTGACCTGTTTCGTGCTGCCGTACATAGCCAAGATCCTCTCCGGCATACCGTCCATGAACGCCCTTCCGGAACTCCTTTTCGCAAACACCGCCCTCATGGAGATGCTCGGCTTCAACGGTCTGATTCTCACGGAGGGCCTGTGCAAGAGAGGCCAGCATAGAAGGTCGCCTGGTAAAAAACCTCCAAGGCCCTTCTCCGCTCAGACCATCGCCAACGTGCTTCAGAGGTTTACCTTCGAAGAGAGCGAGGCTCTTTTGAACCTCTTGATATCTCAGATGGCTCAGAAAGCTCTGCTCGATAGCGAGCTTGCCGTCATCGTCGATGCTACAGACTTGGTCGTCTCAGACGGCTTCAAGGATCTCGACGCCTGCGGAACCACGATCCGGATCAAGAAAGTAGTCGGAAAATCCGGCCAGATCGTTGAGATCGAAGTCGTCGAACGGGGTTTCAAGCTGATCACGCTCTTTTGTCAGAAACTCCGCATCCCGCTTGCCGCCAAGATCGTCAGGATCAATGAACACGAATCTCAGTATACGATGGCCCTAATCAACCAGGCCAAAGAGAACCTCGGAGACCGCTCGAGAATTGTTAAGATATACCTGGATAGAGGGTTTATCGACGGCCCAACGCTTCACGAGATCGACGAGATGGGCATTGTCTTCGTAATCCCGTCAAAAAACACAATGTCCGTAACTGCCGATGCCAGGTCCCTTGCCGCATACGGAGGTGGCCACGTGGCATCAAGATGCCGAACCGTGTACAAAGGCCGGGGGAGATTCAGACGTGCATCAAAGCTCGAAACCGAACTCGTCGGCATCGAGGGGCTCTGCACCTACGACCAGTATGCCCCTGCTTCTGAGGCCATCCGCCGCACGCGCAGAGACCACTGCCCCAAGCCGATAAACGCCGTGGCCGTGCGCGAGTGGGACAACAAGTACTACGGTCCCGGCGGAAAGTGCGTTTTCTTGACAAACGGACCTGTAAACGACCCGTTCGTGGTTTTCGACGATTACGACGAGCGCAGCCTGATCGAGAACACGCTGCACCGCGAGGGGAAGCAGTCTTTCTCCCTAGGCGCCTTGCCGAAACGGCGGGCGAACGCGCTCTACGCCCATTGCTACATGGTTTTGTGCACCTACGCCATTATCCACGGATACAGACGCTACATGGCCGGCGGACACGACTTCAACGCGAGCCTGTGGCCGCTCGAGAGCTCGGGGGAACCCGCAAGGGCTGCTTCTTACC
This region of Clostridia bacterium genomic DNA includes:
- a CDS encoding transposase, producing the protein MREPRTCRRSIRLQMARRDDRRVAQALFKRQEVDAIHPLTSAGALDSVFVYMNDIGFIGRLQSFNILGYKRMMLPLTCFVLPYIAKILSGIPSMNALPELLFANTALMEMLGFNGLILTEGLCKRGQHRRSPGKKPPRPFSAQTIANVLQRFTFEESEALLNLLISQMAQKALLDSELAVIVDATDLVVSDGFKDLDACGTTIRIKKVVGKSGQIVEIEVVERGFKLITLFCQKLRIPLAAKIVRINEHESQYTMALINQAKENLGDRSRIVKIYLDRGFIDGPTLHEIDEMGIVFVIPSKNTMSVTADARSLAAYGGGHVASRCRTVYKGRGRFRRASKLETELVGIEGLCTYDQYAPASEAIRRTRRDHCPKPINAVAVREWDNKYYGPGGKCVFLTNGPVNDPFVVFDDYDERSLIENTLHREGKQSFSLGALPKRRANALYAHCYMVLCTYAIIHGYRRYMAGGHDFNASLWPLESSGEPARAASYPPKSDSLRTPPQPFQGIGMARWRRQLAAHNATKMIVFLGQSYGIYDVDELAALTGVRLKMTREQRDRIRGILEQYDIDFSP